A single Streptococcus thermophilus DNA region contains:
- the rsmG gene encoding 16S rRNA (guanine(527)-N(7))-methyltransferase RsmG produces the protein MTPEDFYMALKELGFDLSQKQKDQFQRYFELLVEWNEKINLTAITDKDEVFLKHFYDSLAPVLQGHIKNQSIRLLDIGAGAGFPSLPIKILCPNLDVTIIDSLNKRITFLNFLSDELGLSGVHFYHGRAEDFGQDKAFRAQFDIVTARAVARMQVLSELTIPFLKVGGQLIALKAAAADQELVDARNALNVLFAKPILNENYKLPNGDGRNITIIDKKKETPNKYPRRAGIPNKKPL, from the coding sequence AAAGAACTAGGGTTCGATCTTAGCCAAAAACAAAAAGACCAATTCCAACGCTACTTTGAGCTTTTGGTAGAATGGAATGAGAAAATCAACCTTACTGCAATTACAGACAAAGATGAGGTTTTCCTCAAACATTTCTATGATTCTTTGGCTCCTGTTCTTCAAGGGCATATTAAAAATCAAAGTATTCGACTTCTGGATATCGGTGCTGGAGCTGGATTTCCAAGTCTCCCTATTAAAATTCTTTGTCCTAATCTTGATGTGACAATCATTGATTCTCTTAATAAACGCATCACTTTCCTTAACTTCTTGTCTGATGAACTTGGACTTAGCGGTGTTCACTTCTATCACGGACGTGCTGAAGATTTTGGACAAGATAAGGCCTTCCGTGCTCAATTTGATATTGTTACTGCCCGTGCCGTTGCACGTATGCAAGTTCTCTCAGAATTAACTATTCCTTTCTTAAAGGTCGGAGGTCAACTTATTGCACTTAAGGCTGCCGCAGCTGACCAAGAGCTAGTCGATGCTAGAAATGCTTTGAACGTTCTTTTTGCTAAACCTATTCTCAACGAAAACTACAAGCTGCCAAATGGTGATGGTCGTAATATTACCATTATCGATAAGAAAAAAGAAACCCCAAACAAGTACCCACGTCGTGCTGGGATTCCTAATAAGAAACCACTATAA